A window of Malania oleifera isolate guangnan ecotype guangnan chromosome 5, ASM2987363v1, whole genome shotgun sequence contains these coding sequences:
- the LOC131155613 gene encoding peroxidase 5-like: MGSRRNFPAVIPLQLSCLCIFSLLLSAAMAWPHQYFPTTSLRVGFYSSTCPPAEAIVRKAVDKFVSLNPGLAAGLIRMHFHDCFVRGCDASVLLDSTPGNIAEKDSPVNNPSLRGFEVIDKAKSQLEAICPNKVSCADILAFAARDSASKVGGIHYDVPAGRRDGLVSQASDVLLNLPAPFFTAQQITDSFAKKGLSLDEMVTLSGAHSIGVSHCSSFSNRLYSFNATSPMDPSMDPAYAAFLKTKCPPPSTARSAPDPTVPLDSLTPNRLDNRYYVGLMMKRGLLTSDQTLLSSPSTSWAARNNAMYSSIWAAKFARAMVHMGSVEVLTGRKGEIRRNCHVIN, encoded by the exons atggGTTCCAGAAGGAATTTCCCAGCAGTTATCCCACTGCAGCTCTCTTGCTTGTGCATTTTCTCCCTTCTGCTCTCTGCAGCAATGGCTTGGCCTCACCAATATTTTCCAACCACCTCCCTTCGAGTGGGTTTCTATTCATCAACTTGTCCCCCTGCTGAGGCCATCGTCCGAAAGGCCGTTGATAAATTCGTCTCCCTCAACCCCGGCCTTGCTGCCGGCCTCATTCGCATGCACTTCCATGACTGCTTTGTTCGG GGTTGTGACGCTTCCGTATTACTAGACTCGACACCGGGTAACATAGCCGAGAAAGATAGTCCTGTCAACAACCCGAGCCTACGGGGTTTCGAGGTCATTGATAAGGCGAAATCCCAGCTTGAGGCTATATGCCCGAACAAGGTATCGTGTGCGGACATCCTTGCCTTCGCGGCCCGCGACAGCGCGTCCAAAGTCGGAGGAATCCACTACGATGTGCCCGCCGGCCGTCGGGATGGGCTCGTTTCCCAGGCCTCCGACGTGCTCCTAAACCTCCCGGCCCCATTCTTCACTGCCCAACAAATAACGGACAGTTTTGCCAAGAAAGGGTTGTCCCTCGATGAGATGGTGACCCTCTCCGGAGCTCACTCCATCGGTGTCTCCCATTGTTCTTCCTTCTCAAACCGCCTCTACTCCTTCAATGCCACGAGCCCAATGGACCCGTCCATGGACCCGGCCTACGCGGCCTTTTTGAAAACCAAATGCCCGCCGCCCAGCACTGCCAGGTCCGCCCCAGATCCAACTGTGCCTCTGGACTCCTTGACCCCCAACCGGTTGGACAATAGGTACTATGTGGGCCTAATGATGAAGCGTGGGCTTTTAACTTCGGACCAGACTTTGCTTAGTAGCCCATCAACTTCGTGGGCCGCGAGGAACAATGCCATGTACAGCTCTATATGGGCCGCAAAGTTTGCTCGAGCAATGGTGCACATGGGCTCCGTTGAGGTGCTAACCGGCCGAAAGGGTGAGATCAGGAGGAACTGCCACGTCATCAACTAA